A part of Ziziphus jujuba cultivar Dongzao chromosome 8, ASM3175591v1 genomic DNA contains:
- the LOC107413842 gene encoding putative receptor-like protein kinase At3g47110 produces the protein MTWLFLVLGGNNETDRMSLLVFKAQIIDDPLGILSSWNGSLHFCEWAGITCSPKHQRVTKLDLQSFKLKGHLSPHIGNLSFLRELHLENNSIFNYIPPEIGRLSRLQILHLQNNSLSGEIPVNISRCSSLQDLSLGHNKLTGKLPEDLSLLSKLEVLYLSSNSLIGKIPSSYGNLSSLEVLSAGHNYFLGSIPDSFGQLKSLAHLGLGSCNLSGTLPPSIYNLSSITNFYVHMNNLHGTLPPNMGHTLPNLENLLFHTNQFNGQIPVSISNASKLTYFEISLNNFVGKVPSFADLSNLYFLGIQGNNLGYGEAGDLEFVSSLVNCTSLEMLEINHNNFGGAFPESVSNLSTNMWVIMFDENQISGSIPSGIGNLINLEQLVLGTNQLTGLIPSSIGKLQKLKELLLHANKLSGTIPSSLGNLTSLILLSLSSNNLHGSIPSSLGRCRDLVAMNLSSNNLSGSIPKEVIGLSSLSLILDLSTNNLTGSIHGDVGKLVNLGHLNISENKLSGEIPQELGSCTILVYLYLQGNSLQGNIPQTLSSLRGIAEINLAGNNLSGEVPKFLEGFRFLTKLNLSFNDFEGEIPVEGVFNNESALSIIGNTKLCGGIPELNLPRCKSDQSNKKKVLSLKLKLIISFSISSGLLLVSLILYLLLHGRRRSKSETNNNSTFGSPMTISTLKVSYGDLLKATNGFSSTNVIGAGSFGSVYRGVLDMEERTVAIKVLNLESSKACKSFIAECEALRGIRHRNLVKLVTACSSIDYHGNDFKALVYEFMPNGSLDEWLHTELGQEQRHLNIIQRINIAIDVASALDYLHNQCHFSIVHCDLKPSNILLDNEMVACVGDFGLARFLSDPSRVFSSFQSKSVGINGSIGYVAPEYGMGSEVSTYGDVYSYGILLLEMLAGKRPTDDMFKNGLNLHNLFLMALPTRVEQVLDPALLQAEECGTANTKRVQECLISIAGIGVACSAENPRERMEIKNVVTELCLLRDLLLGNKVA, from the exons ATGACTTGGCTCTTCCTAGTACTTGGAGGAAATAATGAAACGGATAGGATGTCATTGCTTGTCTTTAAGGCTCAAATAATTGACGACCCTCTTGGAATTCTAAGCTCCTGGAATGGTTCTCTGCATTTCTGTGAGTGGGCTGGCATTACTTGTAGTCCAAAGCACCAGAGAGTTACCAAGTTGGACCTCCAATCATTCAAGCTGAAAGGTCATCTCTCTCCCCACATTGGAAATTTGAGCTTCCTTAGGGAATTACACCTCGaaaacaatagcattttcaACTACATCCCTCCAGAGATTGGCCGTCTTTCCCGGCTGCAAATTCTTCACCTCCAAAACAATTCCTTGAGTGGGGAAATTCCGGTCAACATATCACGTTGTTCTAGTCTTCAAGATCTCAGTCTTGGACATAACAAGCTTACTGGTAAACTTCCAGAAGATTTATCCTTATTATCCAAGCTTGAGGTACTTTATTTAAGCTCAAACAGTTTGATTGGAAAAATACCATCTTCTTATGGAAACCTTTCTTCTCTAGAGGTATTGTCTGCAggacataattattttcttggTAGTATTCCGGATAGCTTTGGTCAGTTGAAGAGTTTAGCACATCTTGGGCTTGGTTCATGTAATCTGAGCGGTACTCTGCCTCCTTCCATATACAATCTCTCTTCTATTACAAACTTTTATGTACATATGAACAACCTTCATGGAACTCTTCCTCCTAATATGGGTCATACTCTTCCAAATCTCGAAAATCTTCTGTTCCATACCAACCAGTTCAATGGACAAATTCCTGTTTCCATCTCCAATGCTTCGAAACTTACATATTTTGAAATCTCACTAAACAACTTCGTCGGAAAAGTGCCTAGTTTTGCAGATTTGTCCAATTTGTATTTTCTGGGAATTCAAGGAAATAATCTGGGATATGGTGAGGCTGGTGACTTGGAATTTGTTTCTTCTCTTGTCAACTGCACAAGTTTAGAAATGTTAGAGATCAATCACAACAATTTTGGCGGAGCCTTTCCCGAATCTGTTAGCAACTTGTCAACAAATATGTGGGTGATCATGTTTGACGAGAATCAGATAAGTGGAAGCATTCCAAGTGGGATTGGAAATCTTATCAACTTGGAGCAGTTAGTGTTGGGGACAAACCAACTGACTGGTCTTATTCCCAGCTCCATAGGTAAACTCCAAAAGCTGAAAGAACTTTTACTTCATGCCAATAAACTTTCAGGTACTATTCCATCTTCTCTGGGAAATTTAACTTCTTTGATTCTATTATCTCTATCCTCAAACAACTTACATGGAAGCATACCATCAAGCCTTGGAAGATGCAGAGATTTGGTGGCAATGAATCTTTCAAGCAACAATCTTAGCGGTTCCATACCCAAAGAAGTGATTGGTTTGTCATCTTTATCCTTGATTTTGGATTTATCTACAAACAATTTGACGGGTTCAATTCACGGGGATGTGGGTAAATTGGTAAATCTAGGCCATCTGAACATTTCTGAAAATAAGTTATCTGGTGAAATTCCTCAAGAACTTGGTAGTTGCacaattttggtatatttgtaCTTGCAGGGAAATTCATTGCAAGGAAACATCCCACAAACTTTAAGTTCATTGAGAGGAATTGCAGAAATAAACCTTGCCGGAAACAACTTATCTGGAGAAGTACCAAAATTTTTGGAAGGTTTTCGCTTCTTGACCAAGTTAAATTTATCATTCAATGACTTTGAAGGTGAAATACCAGTTGAAGGAGTTTTCAACAACGAAAGTGCACTTTCCATCATTGGAAACACAAAGCTCTGTGGAGGTATACCGGAATTGAACTTGCCCAGATGCAAATCTGATCAGTCTAACAAAAAGAAAGTGCTATCTCTCAAGTTGAAGTTAATTATATCCTTCTCAATTTCTTCTGGACTACTTTTAGTAAGTTTAATTCTCTACCTTTTGCTTCATGGACGACGGCGGTCAAAATCAGAAACAAATAATAACTCAACTTTTGGATCACCAATGACGATTTCAACGTTGAAAGTTTCATATGGTGATCTCCTTAAAGCAACGAATGGGTTTTCTTCTACAAATGTGATTGGAGCTGGAAGTTTCGGGTCAGTGTACAGAGGAGTACTAGATATGGAAGAAAGAACAGTTGCAATAAAGGTACTCAACCTGGAAAGTTCTAAAGCTTGCAAAAGCTTTATAGCGGAATGTGAAGCTCTAAGAGGCATTAGGCATCGAAATCTTGTGAAACTTGTAACTGCATGTTCAAGTATAGATTATCATGGAAATGATTTCAAAGCTTTGGTTTATGAATTTATGCCTAATGGAAGTCTAGATGAGTGGCTACATACAGAGTTGGGACAAGAGCAGAGGCACTTGAATATTATTCAGAGGATAAATATTGCCATAGATGTGGCTAGTGCTTTAGATTATTTGCATAATCAGTGTCATTTTTCGATCGTCCATTGTGATTTGAAGCCGAGTAACATTCTTTTGGACAATGAAATGGTTGCTTGTGTTGGAGATTTTGGACTAGCACGGTTTCTTTCAGACCCTTCCCGTGTGTTTTCTTCGTTTCAGAGCAAGTCTGTTGGAATAAACGGATCTATCGGCTACGTTGCGCCGG AGTATGGTATGGGAAGTGAGGTGTCAACATATGGAGATGTGTACAGCTATGGAATTCTATTGCTAGAGATGCTTGCAGGAAAGAGACCCACCGATGACATGTTTAAAAATGGATTGAATCTTCACAACTTGTTTTTGATGGCATTGCCTACAAGAGTAGAACAAGTTTTGGATCCTGCTCTTCTTCAAGCAGAAGAATGTGGAACCGCAAATACAAAACGAGTTCAGGAGTGTTTGATTTCCATTGCTGGGATTGGAGTTGCATGTTCTGcagagaatccaagagagaggATGGAGATTAAAAATGTTGTCACAGAGTTATGCTTGTTGAGAGACTTACTTCTTGGAAACAAAGTTGCCTAG